The following coding sequences lie in one Peribacillus frigoritolerans genomic window:
- a CDS encoding flavin monoamine oxidase family protein, whose amino-acid sequence MISIIRNGLKKSQVPKHITIVGAGLAGLVAASLLQEAGHNVTILEANNRVGGRAYTIRSPFSNGLYFNLGPMRIPDVHFLTLEYIKKFGLTLNLFINRTPMDILYLNGIKTRLNIFERSPGILNYPVAPNERGKSAEKLVKLATQPILDFIKQDPTRNWHLVEKEFKNYSLGTFLNSYHYQYGTTFSDGAVDMIGVLLDLEAYMGMSFIEVLREEASFRANRFYEITGGMDLLPKAFLPQIKDVIMFNQRMTKIVQHNNRVTIHSTHQHTLEDSTITGDLAIITIPFSVLRFVKVVPYHSFSYYKRRAIRELNYMSATKIGIEFKSRFWERHHQYGGKSITDLPIRFTYYPSQGIGTKGPAVVLASYTWADEALTWNGLSNENRIQYALKNLAEIYGDQVYSEFVSGTSFSWVDNEYSSGAFTAFEPGQETDLHPYIPIPEGRVHFAGEHTSLTHAWMQGAIESGIRVAYEVNDLPK is encoded by the coding sequence ATGATTAGCATTATTAGAAATGGTCTTAAAAAGTCGCAAGTTCCCAAACATATTACTATTGTTGGCGCAGGACTAGCAGGACTGGTTGCGGCTTCTCTTTTGCAGGAGGCCGGGCACAACGTCACAATCCTTGAAGCAAACAACAGGGTAGGCGGACGTGCCTATACCATACGCTCCCCCTTTAGTAATGGGCTTTATTTTAACCTAGGCCCAATGCGTATTCCTGATGTTCATTTTTTGACCTTAGAGTATATTAAAAAATTCGGGCTAACCCTAAACCTGTTTATTAACCGAACTCCAATGGATATTCTTTATCTCAATGGAATCAAAACACGTCTTAACATTTTTGAACGTTCTCCTGGTATTCTAAACTATCCCGTTGCCCCAAATGAAAGAGGTAAAAGCGCAGAGAAGCTGGTGAAATTAGCTACACAGCCAATTCTCGATTTTATTAAACAAGACCCAACGAGAAATTGGCATCTCGTAGAAAAAGAATTTAAAAACTACTCACTAGGTACTTTCTTAAACTCTTACCATTATCAATATGGAACGACTTTTTCAGATGGCGCGGTTGATATGATCGGTGTACTCCTTGACTTAGAAGCATATATGGGGATGTCATTTATTGAAGTTTTGCGAGAAGAAGCGTCCTTCAGAGCAAATCGTTTTTATGAGATAACCGGTGGTATGGATCTGCTGCCAAAGGCATTTCTCCCGCAAATAAAAGATGTTATTATGTTCAATCAAAGGATGACGAAAATTGTCCAACATAACAACAGAGTAACCATCCATTCCACCCATCAGCACACCTTAGAGGATTCAACCATAACTGGTGATCTTGCCATCATAACCATCCCCTTTTCAGTGTTACGATTTGTGAAAGTTGTACCATACCATTCTTTTTCCTATTATAAACGGAGAGCGATTCGTGAACTGAACTATATGAGCGCAACAAAAATCGGAATCGAGTTTAAAAGCAGGTTTTGGGAAAGACACCATCAATATGGTGGTAAATCCATAACTGACCTTCCGATTCGATTCACTTATTATCCAAGTCAGGGGATTGGTACAAAAGGACCTGCTGTGGTTTTGGCAAGCTATACATGGGCGGATGAGGCTTTAACATGGAACGGTCTATCCAACGAAAATCGCATTCAATATGCTTTAAAGAACTTAGCTGAAATTTACGGAGACCAAGTCTATTCTGAGTTTGTGTCAGGAACTTCCTTTAGTTGGGTCGATAATGAATATTCTTCTGGTGCTTTCACTGCTTTTGAACCAGGTCAGGAAACAGATTTGCATCCTTATATCCCTATACCTGAAGGAAGAGTGCACTTTGCCGGTGAACATACTTCGCTTACCCACGCTTGGATGCAAGGGGCGATTGAATCTGGAATACGGGTTGCATATGAAGTGAATGACTTGCCAAAATAA
- a CDS encoding IS110 family transposase, whose product MNPVVGLDVAKGESQVQAFLDQSKPYGKSFSMKHIKEELDHFLEFLKEIEEVTGQMPMVILESTGHYHSPVIQYLEDQGILYILLNPIISYQAKKSSLRKVKTDAIDAYQLCVLYYKEDLEPHKIRGIQLLDLRNFSRQQEIVTNMYVEAKLQFHTILDQVFPEYRKVFGDLYSKVSLLMLKEYPTSEAVLTAGESRLAESVIEFCSSRSGEWAREKAKKIMDSASRNPFQKSVYESHVINLRMYIELLFQYQGHLSDLEDRIVALANELEEYKIIQSIPGIGEKIAATIISEIGEIDRFNYPKKLVAFAGVDPSVHSSGKFTATINRMTKRGSSRLRHSLYLAVLCGIRSSRNKKLKAFFDKKKSEGKPAKVAIVACMNKLLHWVYALLKRKEAFLDLS is encoded by the coding sequence ATGAATCCAGTTGTTGGTCTGGATGTGGCAAAAGGAGAGAGCCAAGTTCAGGCATTCTTAGATCAATCTAAACCGTATGGGAAGAGCTTTTCAATGAAGCATATCAAAGAGGAGTTAGATCATTTTTTAGAATTTCTAAAAGAAATTGAAGAGGTGACAGGGCAGATGCCTATGGTCATTTTAGAATCTACAGGGCATTACCATTCTCCCGTTATTCAATACCTGGAGGATCAAGGGATTCTATATATCTTACTAAATCCGATTATTTCTTATCAGGCAAAGAAGTCCAGTTTACGGAAGGTAAAAACAGACGCTATCGATGCGTACCAGTTGTGTGTGCTGTATTACAAAGAGGATTTAGAACCTCATAAAATTAGAGGAATTCAGCTATTAGACCTTCGGAATTTTTCCAGACAACAGGAAATCGTAACGAATATGTATGTGGAAGCTAAACTTCAGTTTCACACCATTTTAGATCAAGTGTTTCCTGAATACCGGAAGGTTTTTGGGGATCTATATTCGAAGGTTTCTTTATTGATGTTAAAGGAATATCCCACTTCAGAGGCGGTATTAACAGCCGGAGAAAGTAGACTAGCAGAGAGTGTTATAGAGTTCTGTTCAAGCCGATCGGGTGAATGGGCAAGGGAAAAAGCAAAAAAAATAATGGATTCCGCATCTCGAAATCCATTTCAAAAAAGCGTGTATGAAAGTCACGTAATCAATCTTCGTATGTATATTGAGTTGCTTTTTCAATACCAGGGACACCTTTCTGATTTGGAAGATCGTATAGTGGCCCTGGCAAATGAACTGGAAGAATATAAGATCATCCAATCGATTCCCGGTATCGGAGAAAAAATCGCAGCCACGATTATCTCTGAAATTGGTGAAATCGATCGGTTTAATTACCCGAAAAAACTGGTTGCCTTCGCTGGAGTAGATCCAAGTGTTCACTCATCGGGTAAGTTTACGGCAACCATTAATCGTATGACAAAAAGAGGTTCGAGCAGACTACGTCATTCTCTGTATCTTGCTGTACTATGCGGCATAAGGAGTTCAAGGAACAAAAAGCTTAAAGCTTTCTTTGATAAGAAAAAATCGGAAGGAAAGCCAGCCAAAGTGGCGATCGTTGCCTGTATGAATAAACTTCTTCATTGGGTTTACGCTTTATTAAAGAGAAAAGAAGCATTCCTAGATTTATCCTGA
- a CDS encoding DUF402 domain-containing protein yields the protein MLKRKYGNRSEWKRVLDRKYAQAFLDTKEFKGYITLLHTIKVAKPLSVWYEDKNICIVDNGYMWLQQFPVKKKHSVTTMFDNNGNIVQWYIDVCLGNGVDNDIPYLDDLYLDIILLPSGEVIQKDADELEEAFLNGIIDKSLYDSAWDEVNILTKLINNRSFELLDLSHFHKEFLVNELK from the coding sequence ATGCTAAAGAGAAAATATGGAAACCGTTCAGAATGGAAACGTGTCTTGGATAGAAAATATGCACAAGCGTTTCTTGATACTAAAGAATTTAAGGGTTATATAACTTTATTACATACAATTAAAGTTGCTAAACCATTATCCGTTTGGTATGAGGATAAGAATATATGTATTGTTGATAATGGTTACATGTGGCTTCAACAATTTCCCGTAAAAAAAAAGCATTCAGTAACAACAATGTTTGATAATAATGGGAATATAGTGCAATGGTATATTGATGTTTGCCTAGGCAATGGAGTAGATAATGATATTCCCTATTTGGATGATTTGTATTTAGATATTATTTTGTTACCTTCTGGAGAAGTAATTCAAAAAGATGCTGATGAGCTTGAAGAGGCTTTTCTTAATGGAATTATTGATAAATCTCTTTATGATTCAGCTTGGGATGAAGTAAACATCCTTACTAAGTTAATAAATAATCGAAGCTTTGAATTGCTTGATTTATCCCATTTTCATAAGGAATTCTTAGTCAATGAATTAAAATAA
- a CDS encoding GNAT family N-acetyltransferase, with translation MNKFDSVSETERLVIRPLKENDFKNWLSEFKNRLPSQHRYDQGKIDMSECSEEWFTNLVGKHQELAVDDIAYVFGVFRKEDGTHLGTIDFSTLERSDFQWGRIGYNIHNQYWRNGYCKEAVKEALNIAFKDLNFHRIEAHINVDNTPSYKLAENVGMEFECIRKGFIFEFGEWTDNLVYYINSK, from the coding sequence TTGAACAAATTTGACAGCGTTTCAGAAACAGAAAGATTAGTAATAAGACCATTAAAGGAAAATGATTTTAAAAATTGGCTTAGCGAATTTAAAAATAGACTTCCATCTCAACACAGGTATGATCAAGGGAAGATTGATATGAGTGAATGTTCAGAGGAATGGTTTACCAACTTAGTGGGAAAACATCAAGAATTAGCAGTGGATGATATAGCATATGTTTTTGGTGTCTTTAGGAAAGAAGACGGTACACATCTTGGAACGATAGATTTTTCCACCTTAGAGAGAAGTGACTTTCAATGGGGTAGGATAGGTTACAATATCCATAATCAATATTGGAGAAATGGTTATTGTAAAGAGGCAGTAAAAGAAGCCCTTAATATCGCCTTTAAAGACTTGAATTTCCACCGAATTGAGGCTCATATAAACGTTGATAACACACCTTCTTATAAGTTAGCAGAGAATGTAGGAATGGAGTTTGAATGCATAAGAAAAGGATTTATTTTTGAATTTGGTGAATGGACTGATAATCTGGTTTATTACATAAATTCCAAATAG
- a CDS encoding NADP-dependent oxidoreductase produces MRAFAIKGYNESPTFIERPIPQVGNSEVLVEVHAASINPLDTKVRKGELKLLLKYNMPLTLGNDFSGIITKVGKDVNKFKVGDEVYGRPRAENMGTFTEYFSVHEEDIALKPKNLTFEEAASIPLVGLTSYQALHDILSIKKGQKILIHAGSGGVGTFAIQLAKEMGAYVATTSSEGIELTKSLGADKIINYKSVNFEDVIKDYDAVIDSVGGETLEKSFLTVKKGGKIVSIAGTPNGRFAKEMGLGLIKKTILSLVSSKITKLEKKHDIEYTFLFMQHSGKQLKILSELLETEKIKPIIDRVFAFDKANEALVYSENGKAKGKIILKLK; encoded by the coding sequence ATGAGAGCATTTGCAATAAAAGGATATAATGAATCCCCTACCTTTATTGAACGACCTATACCACAAGTTGGAAACAGCGAAGTTCTAGTTGAAGTTCATGCAGCAAGCATTAATCCACTTGATACAAAGGTGCGGAAGGGAGAACTAAAATTATTGTTAAAATACAATATGCCTTTGACGTTGGGAAATGATTTCAGTGGGATAATAACCAAAGTAGGAAAAGATGTAAATAAGTTTAAGGTAGGGGATGAAGTGTACGGTCGTCCTCGTGCGGAGAACATGGGGACATTTACGGAGTACTTTTCTGTTCATGAAGAAGATATTGCCTTGAAACCTAAAAATCTTACATTTGAAGAAGCTGCTTCAATTCCACTAGTTGGACTAACATCCTACCAAGCTCTTCATGACATATTGAGTATAAAAAAAGGGCAAAAAATCCTCATTCACGCTGGTTCTGGTGGAGTAGGAACATTTGCGATCCAATTAGCAAAAGAAATGGGAGCGTATGTTGCAACAACTTCTAGCGAAGGAATTGAATTAACCAAATCACTTGGAGCAGATAAAATTATTAACTATAAATCTGTGAATTTCGAAGACGTCATAAAAGATTATGACGCAGTAATTGATAGTGTTGGAGGTGAAACATTAGAGAAGTCATTTTTGACAGTAAAAAAAGGGGGTAAAATTGTTTCTATCGCTGGAACTCCGAATGGTCGTTTCGCAAAAGAAATGGGACTTGGTCTAATTAAGAAAACAATTCTCTCATTAGTCAGTTCAAAAATAACGAAATTAGAAAAGAAACATGATATAGAATACACATTTCTTTTTATGCAACATAGTGGAAAGCAATTAAAGATTCTATCTGAACTACTTGAAACCGAGAAAATTAAACCGATTATAGATCGTGTTTTCGCTTTTGACAAAGCGAACGAAGCATTGGTATATTCAGAGAATGGAAAAGCTAAAGGGAAAATAATTCTCAAGCTAAAGTAA
- a CDS encoding muconolactone Delta-isomerase family protein gives MKLRFLGHIKIDPSATEEEIAELLPAEQTRFAELVEQGLINTFYLSHTRDEHWSLCIADSDDELKTALESLPLYKYMKIEYTQLVDDANQA, from the coding sequence ATTAAACTGCGTTTTCTCGGTCATATTAAAATTGATCCATCAGCAACTGAGGAAGAAATTGCTGAATTGTTACCTGCGGAACAAACACGATTTGCTGAATTAGTGGAACAGGGTTTGATCAACACTTTTTACCTTTCCCACACTAGAGATGAGCATTGGTCTCTTTGTATTGCTGACAGCGATGACGAATTAAAAACGGCTTTGGAATCATTGCCGTTATATAAATACATGAAAATAGAATACACCCAACTAGTCGACGATGCGAACCAGGCATAA
- a CDS encoding SDR family oxidoreductase: protein MNISKQVAIVSGSNRGLGKQLALELLARGAKVYAGARNPASIDLPGAIPLQLDITDSKSIMAAAEVAGDATLLINNAGTATGASLFAGELEDIHVEFNTNVFGTISMVRAFAPVIEKNGGGSILNILSALSWFNTGDSGAYSAAKSAQWGVTNALRLELAPKNIKVAGLHVAFMDTDLTAGIEAPKASPKEIAKIAIDGIETGLYEIIADDTSRNLQQGLAGGVPSLYPQLFQ from the coding sequence ATGAATATTTCAAAACAAGTTGCTATTGTCAGTGGTTCAAATCGTGGTTTAGGTAAACAATTGGCTCTTGAGCTTCTAGCAAGAGGAGCCAAAGTATACGCTGGAGCAAGAAACCCAGCATCAATCGACCTACCAGGTGCTATACCGCTGCAGCTCGATATTACTGATTCGAAATCCATCATGGCAGCGGCTGAGGTAGCTGGGGATGCAACCCTCCTGATTAACAATGCTGGTACCGCAACAGGTGCATCCCTTTTCGCAGGAGAACTGGAAGATATTCATGTTGAATTCAACACCAATGTTTTCGGTACAATTTCAATGGTTCGTGCTTTTGCACCAGTTATTGAAAAAAATGGAGGAGGCTCGATCCTAAATATTCTATCTGCATTATCTTGGTTCAATACCGGTGATTCAGGCGCGTATTCAGCAGCAAAATCTGCTCAGTGGGGAGTAACAAATGCATTACGATTGGAGTTGGCCCCTAAAAACATTAAGGTTGCCGGATTGCATGTAGCGTTCATGGACACGGATTTGACAGCTGGTATCGAAGCACCTAAGGCTAGTCCAAAGGAAATCGCCAAGATCGCGATTGATGGAATCGAAACTGGCCTCTACGAAATTATTGCTGATGATACAAGCCGGAATCTACAACAAGGCCTTGCAGGGGGAGTCCCTTCCCTGTACCCACAATTGTTTCAATAA
- a CDS encoding TetR/AcrR family transcriptional regulator produces MARSKEFEVSEVLDKAMNLFWELGYEKTSMSDLVEKMGIHRRSIYDTFGDKRSLFIQAMDRYCNKVETALSKKIITNTAREAIEIILHFMIVDEEGKPSGCLIVNSSTELAAHDLDVDTKSVESFITTEELFQKIIIWGQQNEEFSSDLDAKEMAEYLNALSIGVRVMARTSISKEKLNNLVNTSIRLLKGY; encoded by the coding sequence ATGGCTAGAAGTAAAGAGTTTGAAGTGAGCGAAGTACTAGATAAAGCAATGAATCTTTTCTGGGAACTAGGCTATGAGAAGACATCAATGAGTGACCTTGTTGAGAAGATGGGCATTCACCGTAGAAGTATATATGATACATTTGGTGATAAACGTTCACTTTTTATACAGGCTATGGATCGTTATTGTAACAAAGTTGAAACAGCCCTTTCAAAAAAAATTATTACAAATACTGCAAGGGAAGCTATTGAGATTATTCTCCATTTTATGATTGTCGATGAGGAAGGAAAGCCTTCGGGCTGTTTAATAGTTAATTCATCGACAGAATTAGCTGCTCATGATTTAGACGTAGATACTAAATCTGTAGAATCTTTTATCACGACTGAGGAACTTTTTCAGAAGATTATTATTTGGGGACAGCAAAATGAAGAGTTTTCTAGTGATTTAGATGCAAAAGAAATGGCTGAATATCTGAACGCTCTTTCAATTGGTGTAAGAGTCATGGCAAGAACATCGATTTCAAAAGAAAAGTTAAATAACTTGGTGAATACTTCAATAAGACTGCTGAAAGGATACTAA